A single Sylvia atricapilla isolate bSylAtr1 chromosome 29, bSylAtr1.pri, whole genome shotgun sequence DNA region contains:
- the MIP gene encoding lens fiber major intrinsic protein has protein sequence MRELRSSAFWRAVLAEFLGSLLYALLGLGASLRWAPGPPSVVGAALAFGLAQTTLVQALGHVSGGHVNPAITLAFLMASQLSLPRALGYLLAQVLGMLAGAGVLYGVTPGPVRGTLGLSALHPGVGPGQGTVVELLLTAQFILCVFASFDDRHDGRPAMAAVPVGFSLALGHLFGIHYTGASMNPARSFAPAVITRNFANHWVYWAGPLLGAALGAVLYEFALCPRPRSLAERLAALKGEPPAPTAVTAAAAAAEPPPEPPAEPLELKTQGL, from the exons ATGCGGGAGCTGCGCTCGTCCGCTTTCTGGAGGGCCGTCCTGGCCGAGTTCCTGGGCAGCCTCCTCTatgccctgctggggctgggggcctCCCTGCGCTGGGCCCCGGGCCCCCCCAGCGTCGTGGGGGCCGCCCTGGCCTTCGGGCTGGCCCAGACCACCTTGGTGCAGGCTTTGGGTCATGTCAGCGGGGGCCACGTCAACCCGGCCATCACGCTGGCCTTCCTGATGGCCTcgcagctctccctgccccgTGCCCTGGGCTACCTGCTGGCCCAGGTGCTGGGCATGCTGGCCGGAGCCGGGGTGCTCTATGGGGTCACCCCGGGGCCCGTCCGTGGCACCCTCGGCCTCAGCGCG CTGCATCCCGGCGTGGGACCGGGCCAGGGCACGGTGGTGGAGCTGCTCCTGACCGCCCAGTTCATCCTCTGCGTCTTCGCCAGCTTCGACGACCGTCACGACGGGCGCCCGGCCATGGCTGCCGTGCCCGTCGGCTTCTCCCTCGCCCTCGGCCACCTCTTCGGG ATCCACTACACGGGCGCCAGCATGAACCCCGCTCGCTCCTTCGCCCCCGCCGTCATCACCCGCAACTTCGCCAACCACTGG GTGTACTGGGCGGGCCCGCTGCTGGGCGCGGCGCTGGGCGCGGTGCTGTACGAGTTCGCGCTGTGCCCGCGGCCGCGCAGCCTGGCCGAGCGCCTGGCCGCCCTGAAGGGAGAGCCGCCCGCCCCCACCGCCGtcaccgccgccgccgccgccgccgagccGCCGCCCGAGCCGCCGGCAGAGCCGCTGGAGCTGAAGACGCAGGGGCTGTAA
- the LOC136372799 gene encoding LOW QUALITY PROTEIN: aquaporin-2-like (The sequence of the model RefSeq protein was modified relative to this genomic sequence to represent the inferred CDS: deleted 2 bases in 1 codon), producing MAIGEELRSGRFWRGVLAELAATLIFVGVVLGASAAPGPPLAPALAGGLVAGGLVCSLGGPQANPALTLALLCTRKLSTLRGAAGVLAQCTGATLASAAARAALPDDTGLVTRVSSTGTAGTALAWETFATFQLALAAFAVAEHTAPQAGLALGSAVAAGALAAGPFSGGSMNPARSLGPAIVTGVWDDHWVYWLGPVLGAVLAGLSYEFLLAPGASREKLGACLACRDVALVETPSLSPSSVAHGPPAEQREQGTA from the exons ATGGCCATCGGGGAG GAGCTGCGCAGCGGCCGCTTCTGGCGAGGAGTGCTGGCGGAGCTGGCGGCGACCCTCATCTTCGTGGGGGTGGTCCTGGGGGCTTcggcagccccggggcca CCACTGGCGCCGGCGCTGGCCGGGGGCTTGGTGGCCGGGGGGCTCGTCTGCAGCCTCGGGGGGCCCCAGGCCAACCCCGCGCTGACGCTGGCCCTGCTGTGCACCCGCAAGCTGAGCACCCTGCGTGGGGCCGCGGGGGTCCTGGCCCAGTGCACGGGGGCCACGctggcctctgctgctgcccgtGCAGCGCTGCCGGACGACACCGGCCTCGTCACCAGG GTGAGCTccacggggacagcggggacagcgctGGCATGGGAGACCTTTGCCACCTTCCAGCTGGCACTGGCCGCGTTCGCCGTCGCTGAGCACACGGCCCCGCAGGCcgggctggccctgggcagcGCCGTGGCCGCCGGTGCCCTGGCCGCA GGGCCGTTCTCGGGGGGCAGCATGAACCCTGCGCGCTCGCTGGGGCCGGCCATCGTCACCGGTGTCTGGGATGATCACTGG GTGTACTGGCTGGGGCCGGTGCTGGGCGCGGTGCTGGCCGGGCTCTCCTACGAGTTCCTCCTGGCGCCCGGAGCCTCCCGGGAGAAGCTGGGCGCCTGCCTCGCCTGCCGGGACGTGGCTCTGGTGGAGACCCCCAGCCTGTCCCCGTCCTCGGTGGCCCACGGTCCCCCGGCCGAGCAGCGGGAGCAGGGTACTGCCTGA